The candidate division KSB1 bacterium genome includes a region encoding these proteins:
- a CDS encoding peptide-binding protein, producing the protein MRKFISILLSILIILILNHCGSKKEGDSAKDFKGNFDPNQPEYGGTLIRALSGEPVSLQPLYGYSDGASCEVIIHLFPPLVRMLEDPDNPGHAKLTPVLAESWEFSKDGKELTFKLREGVRWEDGVEVTTEDVLFTYLKAIDPTTKTIVHYAFSRIDTVVALDRYRFKAFYKEPFVYAVYRWDIGLLPKHILEGKDINTDAFNHHPVGYGMYKFHSWTTNEQIIIEANENSYWGRPYLDRMIFRIIPEAAVQILELKAGHLDLVTRLHTTQFTRDLVGPEVERLVNKFVYPDNFMYGLVFNLKIPLFQDKRIRQAINYAIDKQSLIQGVQQGMGRPCDGPIPPESWAYNPNIKKYPYDPDKARQLLAEAGWYDANGDGIVEKNGEPLQFTMLCMQNEAVQQIVTIVQQHLKEIGIAMKIKVVEWSVYLNTFIAKRNFDMCVTRGGLAVLDPDLTFEFHSSQIHDTEYNWATYINPELDKLLEEALRTFDQEKRKQYFWKAQEILSEDLPVIYLFLRDSFIATSKRVQGVKPYPAPLGFDYNLDWWWIPKVYQR; encoded by the coding sequence ATGAGAAAATTTATTTCAATTCTGTTATCCATCCTAATCATTCTCATTTTAAATCATTGTGGGAGCAAAAAAGAAGGAGATTCTGCAAAAGATTTCAAAGGGAATTTCGATCCCAACCAACCAGAATACGGCGGCACGCTAATTCGGGCGCTCAGCGGTGAGCCTGTTTCATTACAACCGCTCTATGGTTATAGCGATGGGGCTTCCTGCGAAGTCATCATTCATTTGTTTCCTCCTTTAGTTCGAATGCTGGAAGATCCAGATAATCCTGGTCATGCCAAATTAACTCCTGTTCTGGCAGAAAGCTGGGAATTCTCAAAAGACGGCAAAGAATTGACCTTTAAGCTTCGCGAGGGGGTTCGCTGGGAGGATGGCGTTGAGGTGACCACGGAGGATGTGTTGTTCACCTATCTCAAAGCGATCGATCCCACCACTAAAACAATCGTGCATTATGCATTCAGTCGTATTGATACCGTTGTCGCGCTCGATCGATATCGATTTAAAGCATTTTATAAAGAGCCGTTCGTTTACGCTGTTTATCGCTGGGATATCGGATTATTACCAAAACATATTTTAGAAGGGAAAGACATCAATACCGACGCCTTTAATCATCATCCTGTCGGATATGGCATGTACAAATTTCATAGCTGGACCACAAATGAGCAGATCATTATCGAAGCGAATGAGAATAGCTACTGGGGTCGCCCCTATTTGGATCGCATGATTTTCCGAATTATTCCAGAGGCAGCCGTTCAAATCCTGGAGCTCAAAGCCGGTCACCTCGATCTGGTGACAAGACTCCACACCACTCAATTTACGCGTGATTTGGTAGGACCTGAGGTAGAGAGATTAGTGAACAAATTTGTTTATCCTGACAATTTCATGTACGGACTCGTGTTCAATTTAAAGATTCCGCTATTTCAGGATAAGCGGATCCGACAAGCAATCAATTATGCCATTGATAAGCAGAGCCTTATCCAAGGGGTCCAGCAAGGGATGGGACGACCGTGCGATGGCCCAATCCCCCCAGAATCGTGGGCATACAATCCCAACATCAAAAAATATCCTTATGACCCAGATAAGGCGCGTCAATTATTAGCTGAAGCAGGTTGGTATGACGCTAATGGCGATGGAATTGTTGAAAAAAATGGTGAGCCCTTGCAATTCACCATGTTATGCATGCAAAATGAGGCGGTCCAGCAGATCGTAACCATCGTTCAGCAGCATCTGAAAGAAATTGGGATTGCAATGAAAATCAAAGTGGTCGAATGGAGCGTCTATTTAAATACATTTATTGCCAAAAGAAATTTTGATATGTGTGTCACTCGTGGTGGTCTAGCTGTTCTGGATCCTGATTTGACATTTGAATTCCATTCGAGCCAAATTCACGATACCGAATACAACTGGGCGACCTATATCAATCCCGAGTTGGATAAGCTGCTGGAAGAAGCATTGAGGACTTTCGATCAGGAAAAGCGGAAGCAATACTTTTGGAAGGCACAGGAGATTCTCTCCGAAGATTTGCCCGTCATTTATCTATTTTTAAGGGATAGCTTCATCGCTACCAGTAAACGCGTTCAGGGAGTAAAACCTTACCCTGCTCCGTTGGGCTTTGATTATAATTTAGATTGGTGGTGGATTCCAAAAGTATATCAGCGCTGA
- the nuoF gene encoding NADH-quinone oxidoreductase subunit NuoF: MAMIEEKKILTRHVGVNGMEKVEDYERDGGYIGLKKVLEKSPQDFVEEVKKSFLRGRGGAGFPTGFKWGFLPKEKDRPFYLICNADEGEPGTFKDRVIMEHDPLLLIEGMTIAGYAIRADLGFIYIRGEFKWIAEILERAIQNAREANYLGKNILGKNFDFDIIVMRGAGAYICGEETALIESLEGKRGQPRVRPPFPANVGLYGCPTIVNNVETLACLPFIAKQGASTFKLMGTFQASGTKLYGISGHVNRPGVYEFPMGTNLKDMIQYAGGGVRNGKKIKAVIPGGVSAPILKADEIDISMDFDSCIKANTMLGSGGIIVMDEDTSIPEVAEAAINFFVHESCGQCVPCREGLQKIQQMLRELLTGNGNSEYIDQILSLCKTISGATLCPLGDAGGMAIHTMITKFRDEFEALISA, from the coding sequence ATGGCGATGATTGAGGAGAAAAAAATTCTGACCCGTCATGTCGGTGTCAATGGAATGGAAAAGGTCGAGGATTATGAGCGGGATGGAGGCTATATTGGGCTCAAGAAAGTATTAGAAAAGAGCCCTCAAGATTTTGTCGAAGAAGTCAAAAAATCATTTCTTCGAGGCCGCGGGGGAGCTGGGTTTCCTACCGGTTTTAAATGGGGTTTTCTTCCGAAGGAGAAGGATCGTCCATTCTATCTGATCTGTAACGCAGATGAAGGAGAGCCCGGAACCTTTAAAGACCGCGTGATTATGGAACATGATCCGCTGCTATTGATCGAAGGAATGACCATAGCTGGCTATGCGATTCGGGCGGACCTCGGATTCATCTATATCCGGGGAGAATTCAAATGGATCGCAGAGATTTTGGAGCGCGCCATTCAAAATGCGCGAGAGGCAAACTACCTCGGCAAAAACATTTTAGGAAAAAACTTCGATTTTGATATTATCGTTATGCGAGGTGCTGGGGCCTATATCTGCGGCGAGGAGACCGCCTTAATCGAGTCCTTAGAAGGCAAAAGAGGACAACCTCGCGTTCGTCCGCCGTTCCCCGCTAATGTTGGATTATATGGCTGCCCAACTATTGTGAACAATGTGGAAACCTTGGCTTGTCTGCCGTTTATTGCGAAGCAGGGCGCTAGCACCTTCAAATTGATGGGCACGTTTCAAGCGTCAGGTACAAAGCTTTATGGGATTTCTGGACATGTGAATAGGCCTGGCGTTTACGAATTTCCCATGGGGACAAATTTAAAAGATATGATCCAATATGCAGGTGGAGGAGTGAGAAATGGGAAAAAGATCAAAGCGGTGATCCCTGGTGGTGTTTCTGCCCCGATATTAAAAGCAGATGAAATCGATATCTCCATGGACTTTGATTCCTGCATCAAAGCCAATACGATGCTGGGATCGGGTGGAATTATTGTGATGGACGAAGATACCTCCATCCCTGAAGTTGCAGAGGCTGCGATTAATTTTTTTGTGCATGAATCTTGTGGCCAATGTGTGCCTTGTCGCGAGGGACTACAGAAAATCCAACAGATGCTCAGGGAGCTCCTGACTGGCAACGGAAATTCAGAATATATCGACCAAATTTTGAGCCTTTGCAAGACGATCAGCGGGGCAACATTATGCCCACTGGGAGATGCTGGCGGTATGGCAATCCATACCATGATAACCAAATTCCGTGATGAATTTGAAGCTCTAATTAGTGCCTGA
- a CDS encoding OFA family MFS transporter, translating into MSSEKLESKRWIIAIAAVIMQLCLGTVYAWSVYKKPLIAAHGWGETATQVTFMICIGVIGLAAAFGGILVDRKGPRLVATIGGVLFGLGTLLAGYGDKIGNLWLLYLGFGLIAGLGNGFGYVTPIATLIRWFPDKRGLVTGLAVMGFGLGAFFMGRIAPALINHYQILDDTGKVLQSGVSSTFYIWGIIFLVLVTGAAQFYKNPPKGWLPAGFTPSAKTVAAADSFTIGQAITTPQWWMLWAMLLLNISAGLGLLSQLSPMAQEIYKKTISDPKALAVAGGTIVAIASIFNGLGRLFWAWLSDAIGRKTVFLTMFVTQAILYILLPKIGSATIFAVIACYLLSCYGGGFATMPAFAADSFGPANIGRVYGTMLTAWSVAGVVGPLVFAQLKGIALYVAAGLLILGFLIALLYKRPQRKAA; encoded by the coding sequence ATGAGCAGTGAGAAACTTGAAAGCAAACGTTGGATTATTGCGATTGCTGCTGTTATCATGCAACTGTGTCTCGGTACTGTTTACGCCTGGTCGGTCTATAAAAAACCGCTTATCGCAGCCCACGGCTGGGGAGAGACAGCAACTCAAGTTACTTTCATGATCTGCATTGGTGTGATTGGTTTGGCCGCTGCGTTTGGAGGCATTTTGGTCGATCGAAAGGGACCGCGCTTGGTTGCTACGATTGGTGGTGTCCTGTTCGGGCTTGGAACGTTGCTGGCTGGCTATGGAGACAAAATTGGGAATTTGTGGTTGCTATATCTCGGTTTTGGACTAATCGCAGGTTTAGGCAACGGATTTGGTTACGTCACTCCAATTGCGACTTTGATTCGCTGGTTTCCAGACAAAAGGGGATTGGTCACCGGATTAGCTGTGATGGGCTTCGGTTTGGGAGCATTTTTTATGGGACGTATCGCGCCAGCGCTCATCAACCATTACCAAATTTTGGATGACACCGGAAAAGTCCTACAATCAGGCGTTTCTTCAACATTTTACATCTGGGGTATTATATTCTTGGTCTTGGTAACTGGAGCAGCACAATTTTACAAGAATCCGCCCAAAGGTTGGCTGCCAGCCGGTTTCACCCCCTCAGCCAAGACTGTCGCGGCTGCCGATTCATTCACCATTGGCCAAGCGATCACAACCCCGCAATGGTGGATGTTATGGGCAATGCTATTGTTGAATATTTCTGCCGGCTTGGGCTTACTATCCCAGCTATCGCCGATGGCCCAGGAAATCTATAAAAAGACAATTTCTGATCCAAAAGCCTTAGCGGTGGCTGGTGGGACAATTGTCGCTATTGCCTCGATCTTCAACGGACTTGGCAGACTGTTCTGGGCCTGGCTATCCGATGCCATTGGAAGAAAAACTGTATTTCTTACCATGTTCGTGACCCAGGCGATCCTTTATATCCTTCTACCAAAAATTGGCTCGGCAACCATTTTTGCTGTGATTGCCTGTTACTTGTTGAGCTGTTATGGCGGCGGATTTGCGACCATGCCAGCATTTGCGGCTGACTCCTTTGGTCCAGCGAATATTGGCCGAGTGTATGGCACCATGTTGACGGCGTGGAGTGTGGCGGGAGTGGTTGGCCCATTGGTTTTCGCTCAGCTTAAAGGCATTGCCCTTTATGTGGCTGCTGGACTTTTGATATTGGGTTTCTTGATTGCTTTGCTATACAAACGACCGCAAAGGAAAGCTGCCTAA
- a CDS encoding carbonic anhydrase yields the protein MNNIKHELQLNMTATSKIAADEALDRLLEGNRRFAANRAIGPNRSESRRLEITKGQQPFAIILGCVDSRVPPELIFDQGLGDLFVIRSAGQVIDHAVLGSIEFGVIELGVPLIMVLGHSRCGAVTASVESIEKNLSGEGSIGVLIEAIKPAVHHAHGNGQSLIDEAAKINVKKEMERLNQSLVISSKLNKSELKIVGAFYHLDTGKVEILEFH from the coding sequence GTGAATAATATCAAACATGAGTTACAATTGAATATGACCGCCACATCAAAAATCGCTGCCGACGAGGCATTAGATCGCTTGCTGGAAGGAAATAGACGGTTTGCTGCGAATAGAGCCATCGGTCCTAATCGCAGCGAAAGCCGACGCCTCGAGATTACGAAAGGACAGCAGCCGTTCGCCATCATTCTGGGCTGCGTCGATTCACGAGTACCGCCAGAATTGATTTTCGATCAGGGGTTGGGCGATTTATTCGTAATTCGCAGCGCCGGGCAGGTGATCGATCATGCTGTTTTAGGCAGCATCGAATTTGGCGTCATCGAACTGGGAGTTCCGCTGATCATGGTTCTGGGCCATAGCCGCTGTGGGGCAGTCACGGCAAGCGTGGAATCGATCGAGAAAAATTTGTCTGGGGAAGGTTCTATTGGTGTGCTCATTGAGGCCATCAAGCCCGCTGTTCATCATGCTCATGGTAACGGCCAATCGCTGATCGATGAGGCGGCAAAAATCAATGTAAAAAAAGAGATGGAACGGCTAAATCAATCATTGGTTATTTCTTCAAAGCTGAATAAAAGCGAGTTGAAAATTGTCGGGGCATTTTACCACCTCGACACAGGCAAGGTAGAAATTCTTGAATTCCATTAA
- a CDS encoding ferritin family protein: MQSITDNLIKIFEYALNQEKTGMSFFSTSLERLGTGAAVTAFKVLIEEEKKHIKFISDILNDLKAKGEIDQQHVQNVVLDESDYFKQRAQSELLEQSIEGSMIPDVTVFNTAYLIEKDLSEFYDRMANTVTDQKAKDALKMLSDWEKTHELYFKQFRDKLTDEYSRMPWGG, from the coding sequence ATGCAATCTATCACAGACAATCTGATCAAAATTTTTGAATACGCCCTCAATCAGGAAAAAACCGGCATGAGTTTTTTTAGCACGTCGCTGGAACGATTGGGCACAGGCGCCGCGGTCACTGCCTTCAAAGTGCTGATAGAGGAAGAAAAAAAGCACATCAAATTTATTAGCGACATCCTCAATGATCTGAAAGCCAAAGGCGAGATTGATCAGCAGCATGTGCAAAATGTGGTGCTCGATGAATCGGATTATTTCAAACAGCGGGCGCAATCAGAACTGCTGGAGCAGTCCATCGAAGGCTCAATGATTCCCGATGTCACGGTGTTTAACACCGCCTATCTGATTGAAAAAGACCTGAGCGAATTCTATGATCGAATGGCAAATACAGTGACCGATCAAAAGGCAAAAGATGCACTGAAGATGCTGTCCGATTGGGAAAAGACGCATGAGCTCTATTTCAAGCAGTTTCGAGATAAATTGACGGATGAATATTCCAGGATGCCATGGGGTGGATAG
- the nuoE gene encoding NADH-quinone oxidoreductase subunit NuoE, with amino-acid sequence MSVSPSPYPTEASEYVLSDQMIKKIEELAAKFPQRNSAMLPALHMIQDHFGWVPPETIPQLARILRTTSNKIYGVLTFYTMFKLQPVGKYHIQVCRNVSCSLLGAKHIIEHLSKKLKIKVGETTSDGKFTLSLVECLGSCGTAPVMMINDQYYENLDAKKVDAILKSLK; translated from the coding sequence ATGTCTGTATCGCCCTCCCCATACCCAACTGAAGCATCTGAATATGTATTGAGCGATCAGATGATAAAAAAGATAGAAGAGTTGGCAGCAAAATTTCCGCAGAGAAATTCGGCCATGCTGCCAGCATTACACATGATACAAGATCATTTTGGGTGGGTGCCCCCAGAGACTATTCCGCAATTAGCGAGAATACTCCGAACTACCTCAAACAAAATCTATGGCGTATTGACTTTTTATACCATGTTCAAACTTCAGCCCGTGGGCAAATACCACATTCAGGTTTGTCGAAATGTGTCATGTTCGCTATTAGGGGCAAAACACATCATTGAGCATCTATCGAAAAAATTAAAAATAAAGGTTGGTGAAACAACCAGCGATGGGAAATTCACGCTCTCTTTGGTAGAATGTCTCGGCTCTTGCGGCACTGCCCCAGTCATGATGATCAATGATCAATACTACGAGAATCTCGATGCCAAAAAAGTTGATGCGATTTTAAAGTCATTAAAATAG
- a CDS encoding response regulator — translation MMKKPDILIIDDEEVIRKACRQTLEKEGFEVDEAPNGIIGLAKLHDKRYDLVLIDLKMSQISGMDVLGAVKKYDPNIICIVITGYGTNAVVREAKAKGAFDILIKPFAAQELREMIQRAISARSLNWKPISS, via the coding sequence ATGATGAAAAAACCTGACATTTTGATAATAGACGATGAAGAAGTCATTCGCAAAGCATGCAGACAGACGTTAGAAAAGGAAGGCTTTGAAGTCGACGAAGCGCCCAACGGCATTATCGGCCTGGCAAAGCTGCATGATAAGCGATATGATTTGGTGCTGATAGATTTGAAGATGTCCCAAATTTCGGGGATGGATGTGCTTGGTGCTGTAAAAAAATATGATCCTAATATCATTTGTATCGTCATTACTGGTTATGGCACCAATGCAGTTGTCCGAGAAGCAAAGGCCAAAGGTGCTTTCGATATCCTGATTAAGCCATTTGCTGCTCAAGAGCTTCGAGAAATGATTCAGCGAGCGATCTCAGCAAGATCGCTCAATTGGAAGCCGATAAGCTCATAG
- a CDS encoding GAF domain-containing protein, which yields MHQEPTALICLAENEPPIIQATIQQIGPQFHKISVSSLHDLSQLLQHYSNFILIAEAQWLINQKNRWLDLPQGNHFQNCYFIGLGESAFHLLEDRALQNGFAGFNILTSPFKIEQLEMALLNARKLLLSKIEANRLKETLKSQNQELRQLYDIGIALSAERNPDILLEMILKKSREITHADAGSLYLVETIEHIPENEADYFANKQLRFKLAHNDSVDIAFQEKVMPIERQSVAGYVALNNEVLNIPDVYDLPADAKFAHNKSFDQTIGYRTKSMLVIPMKTHKDEIIGVLQLINRKRHWEAKLTDISVIEQEVIPFDDKCVDLACSLASQAAISIENTRLYEEIKRLFEGFVRASVHAIEQRDPSTFGHSERVATLSVALAEKVDRVDSGKFKEIRFSRQDIQQIHYAALLHDFGKIGVREDVLVKAKKLFPHELDAVKNRFKIIKQATELRVSREKIIYLLKEERQKALALISALDRETRERIMQLDRYFQIICEVNEPTVLNQSGFEMLQQIGSIVFNDNGTPLKLLTSKEIEVLSIPKGSLSREERKEIESHVTHTFNFLQKIPWTSELKRVPLIAGAHHEKLDGSGYPHGWVDEQIPIESKIMTIADIFDALTAWDRPYKRAVPVEKALEIIQWEVNDGKVDGDLFKIFVDARLFELVKKPKRQ from the coding sequence ATGCATCAAGAACCGACAGCGTTGATTTGTTTAGCTGAAAATGAGCCCCCCATCATCCAAGCGACCATTCAGCAGATCGGCCCGCAATTTCATAAAATTTCTGTTAGCAGCTTACACGATCTGAGCCAATTATTGCAACACTATTCCAACTTTATTCTTATTGCAGAAGCGCAATGGCTCATCAATCAGAAGAATAGATGGCTCGATTTGCCTCAGGGCAATCACTTTCAAAATTGCTATTTCATTGGCTTGGGCGAGAGTGCATTTCATTTATTAGAGGACAGAGCCCTGCAAAATGGATTTGCTGGCTTTAATATCCTTACCTCACCGTTCAAAATAGAACAATTAGAAATGGCGCTATTAAATGCGCGCAAGCTGCTGCTCAGCAAGATCGAAGCCAATCGACTGAAGGAAACGCTAAAATCGCAAAATCAAGAACTCCGGCAGCTTTACGACATTGGAATTGCATTGTCGGCTGAACGGAATCCAGATATACTCCTGGAAATGATTTTGAAGAAAAGCCGCGAAATTACCCATGCAGATGCTGGCAGCCTCTATTTAGTAGAAACCATCGAACACATCCCCGAGAACGAAGCCGATTACTTTGCAAATAAGCAATTGCGATTCAAATTAGCCCATAATGATTCGGTTGATATTGCGTTTCAAGAGAAAGTGATGCCAATTGAACGACAAAGCGTCGCAGGATACGTTGCTTTGAACAACGAGGTGCTCAATATTCCCGATGTTTACGATTTACCTGCCGATGCAAAGTTTGCGCATAATAAGAGCTTTGATCAAACCATTGGCTATCGAACCAAATCGATGCTAGTCATCCCCATGAAAACCCATAAAGATGAAATCATCGGTGTGCTGCAATTAATCAATCGTAAACGTCATTGGGAGGCAAAATTAACAGATATTAGCGTCATCGAACAGGAAGTCATTCCATTTGATGACAAGTGCGTCGACCTTGCATGCTCTTTAGCCAGTCAAGCCGCGATCTCCATTGAAAACACTCGTCTTTACGAGGAGATTAAGCGCTTGTTCGAGGGTTTTGTTCGAGCGTCAGTTCATGCCATTGAACAGCGAGATCCCTCGACATTCGGTCATTCCGAGCGAGTAGCAACTTTATCAGTAGCTTTGGCGGAGAAAGTCGACAGAGTCGATTCTGGAAAATTCAAAGAAATTCGCTTTTCGCGGCAGGATATTCAGCAAATTCATTACGCAGCGCTCTTGCACGATTTTGGGAAAATCGGAGTCAGGGAGGACGTGCTCGTAAAAGCCAAAAAGCTATTTCCGCACGAATTAGATGCAGTAAAAAATCGGTTTAAGATCATCAAACAGGCGACTGAATTAAGGGTCTCCAGGGAAAAAATCATTTATCTGTTGAAGGAAGAGCGACAGAAAGCACTGGCGCTGATCTCAGCATTGGATCGCGAGACCAGAGAACGAATCATGCAATTGGATCGGTATTTTCAAATCATTTGCGAAGTGAACGAGCCAACAGTGCTCAATCAATCTGGCTTTGAAATGCTTCAGCAAATTGGTTCGATTGTTTTCAATGATAACGGCACCCCTTTAAAACTATTAACCTCGAAAGAGATCGAAGTTCTTTCAATCCCAAAGGGCAGCTTGAGTCGGGAAGAACGCAAGGAAATCGAATCGCATGTCACCCACACCTTTAATTTTCTGCAGAAAATTCCTTGGACTTCGGAGCTGAAACGGGTTCCTTTGATTGCAGGGGCACATCATGAAAAATTAGATGGCAGCGGTTATCCCCATGGTTGGGTGGATGAGCAAATCCCAATCGAATCCAAAATTATGACCATTGCAGATATATTTGACGCCCTTACCGCCTGGGATCGACCTTACAAACGCGCTGTTCCAGTAGAAAAAGCATTGGAAATTATCCAATGGGAAGTGAACGATGGAAAGGTGGATGGTGATTTGTTCAAGATATTTGTGGATGCTCGATTGTTTGAACTTGTCAAAAAGCCAAAACGCCAATAG
- a CDS encoding response regulator has product MKKILIIDDDIDFREQARVVLEAHNYQVLEAEDGATGLNMIRDQKPDFILLDVMMEEVDTGVKLAENLANLNIKVPVVILSSFASAAAQVFDTSAVPVKDYLQKPLKSDELLALVRKYTQS; this is encoded by the coding sequence ATGAAAAAAATTCTCATTATCGATGATGATATAGATTTTCGAGAACAAGCGAGAGTCGTATTAGAGGCTCATAATTATCAAGTCCTGGAAGCTGAGGATGGAGCCACTGGTTTGAACATGATCAGAGACCAAAAGCCAGATTTTATCCTGCTCGATGTGATGATGGAAGAGGTGGATACTGGTGTGAAATTGGCTGAGAACCTTGCAAATCTTAATATCAAGGTGCCAGTGGTTATTCTGTCATCTTTTGCCAGTGCCGCTGCGCAAGTGTTCGATACTAGCGCTGTCCCAGTGAAGGACTATTTGCAGAAGCCACTCAAATCTGATGAACTGCTGGCTCTCGTCCGAAAATACACGCAGTCATGA